In the genome of Mauremys reevesii isolate NIE-2019 linkage group 6, ASM1616193v1, whole genome shotgun sequence, the window AGTGGCATTATCTTTGatgacttatttaaaaaaaaaccctatcacTTGGGTTGAATTTTTATGCTTGCAATGAATCAAAATACTGAATTTCTGTTAATTGAAGAGCTCTTGTACTAAACTGTGTATGTGTTTGCTATTGTTTCATATCTGCACACTTTTCTGCCCACTAACTTCATGCCGTGACGCACATTTTCTGGTATTGGCAAATCACTGTAGAGTACATAAGGGTTTTGTTAAATTGGCATTTTGAATAGCCCTTTGAACTTGTCTGCTTATAGCACTCCCAGATCTAAAATTGTTGTGTCACCTCTGGTCCTTTATAATAAAAGAAAACAGACCAGGCAAAAAGTGGTAACACATCTCTTCCATTCTCTATTCTAGATACACCAAAAAAGGATTGTCAAGCAAATGATGATAAAGAGGATGCAGCATTGGAAAGTATAATGGACACAACATCTACAGGAAGGTATGATTAAAAAGCTATCTTGGACCATTTAATACGTGAGTAAAAGAGGTCAACCGGTGCAGACGGTTACTTTCCTCATTAAGAGTCTTCCTCTAAACACTTCCGTCTATGAAGCTTTTACATAATCCCTACAAAGGATGAAACTATATAACTATCCCTATTTTGAGGGTCCCAAGTTGCATGGCAGCTGTTTACTCTAAGAGGTTCTCTATGGTATTTTAGAAGGTTGTATTTTTCATGGATCCACATAAGGACTCCTACAAACACCTGAAAGCTGTTATGTTTGAAAAAATAAAGGGAGTAAAAATTTAAACAAATTTTGATTAGTTCTCTCATTCCTAGAAATCAGTTCATTTCATATCTGCTTCTGAGTTCTCTTCAGATTATCAAAGCAGTTAAAGCTAGACTTGTGTTATACTGAGTGACTTTATGTAACTTTCTAAAAATTCCAAGAAACTAAATGTGTAACATGGACAAATACCTATGTTATAAAAGGTGGTAAAACAGGTACTACTATACATAATTACTTGCTTCCTAGTGAGTGAACTGAATTTTAGTAGCATAGTTTTTAAGAGAAATAGGTAAAATTACTTGGAAGCAGTGATGTTATTTAGTTTAGCTTTCTTCTGCTTTGCCCATCAGAGCTGACTTAAACTTGTACTAGTAGCCAACTATCTGACTTCATAAAACACAATTCAAATCCACAACCACCAAAAGGCTTACAGACAGGTTACTTAACACTATCATGTGGTATGACAAGTGAACTGAAATACATTGATACTTAAAATGGTGCCCTTATCCTTCAACTGTTTACTGTAGAACTCAAGTTGATCTCAAATTCCCAATATAAATAATACACTTCTCTTTATATAAAGTTCCActctagaagtgtgtgtgtgtgtgtgtgtggggagggggggtgttcaTATTTATTACTGCTTGGGAGACTGATACACAAATAGGGCTAAAAATTCGCTCTAATTGTCACAAGTCCCTCCCTATAGTAAAACTGCCTTCTGATGACCGGGATGAACTGAGGGAAATCATAACGGACAGATACGGGGCAGACAGTATACTAAGCTTCATAAGACTTATATGCAGCATGTTTGGTTTAATTTCAATAACTGGAATCTTGTCTGTTTTTAGGATGCTCTCACACTTGCAgtcagctacacagagctttctCACAGCTGAACCCAGCAGTGTAGTACTTGAAAAGGTCAGTTTTTAATAGCTTAAATTGTCTTTTGGAAAAAATTAAACACTTGAAGTTTGTATTCTGTCTGCATTAAGAGATTGCAAGGTTAACTTGGCATACTTTCCTGGGTCCTGCTGGTAGATTGAAAATGGTTATGATGTTAGCAGAGCCACCTACCAGAGGATTCCCCAGGCATTGGGAAAATTGCCAGGCTGCATAGCACCTGTGATAAGTTTCCAAGCCTGACTCTCAGCATAGGAAGTGTGTCTGTACTACACCAGTAATATCTGGTTGTTGAAACAGCTCCTTATGGGGGCTGTGAAGTGGCAGCACAACTTAAGCACCATCCATAGGGCCAATCTTAAATTATGCTTTGCGGTTGGCATGGTGGTCCCAGGTTGAGGAATGTAAGTATGGTCTAAAAAGCACTTTGCTGCATCTTGGCTGCACTGGGCACAGAAAGGGCAAACCCAAGGGCTTGCAGTTATCTATATGCAATGCTTTACCTACGTAGGCATGCTTTGTGTCAGCTTGAAATCTGACTGTAACAAATGTTTTTCAGTGTTCGGTTTACTGTTTGATTAAACTAACGCTGACACTACAGGTGCTGTGCAGTTTAGGATGGTAGTTCCTTCAGGTTGTACATTTTTACAATAGAAGACTTAAAAACTTCTTTATATTCCTTTAGGATGTACATACTACAACTCCAAAAAGGAAAGAACGGTCTGTTTCTCAAAAAATCTTAAAATATGCCGTGCACAAACCTAGACCAATAGAAGCTTGGAAGAACGGAGATACTCACGTACTCCAATCACCAATTGCAGTTAGAAGAGAAGATCCCATTAAGAAAGCACAAGAGCAACTGGCAGAAGAGGTTAGGAGAGGCTTCACTTCTTAATTACACTTCATTGACTAATCCTGATCGTCTAAAGATAATTTGATCTTGGTACTCATTTGTTTATGATAATGGTTCTTATTTAATTGTAGCTGTCTAAGCTTAATTTTCAGTCTTTTTAAGAAGAAAAGGATGAAGGCTATAATTTAAAAGTACACATTGCTCAAATAGTGTTATCAGTAGCTACCAATATGTTGCTCTGCTCTTGTTTGATGGTGATAAGTCGGCTGCgtgcatgttccctctgtgtgctgccctggctctgcgcagatagctgacacagcaaaccccgagagaacccccaaagaccacagactctagtaaggtacaaaggaacccgagccaggtttattgtcagacgaagcacagtaatagtttcctatagactctacagggcatactacgaatatgtgccctctggcaatggacacagctcagtcagtggcgggacactTCACTGCCCcttaggctggacaaagatgcgcactccgggacctacttttatacagttacaggacagattattCATCCCTTCTGatgtattgaggtacagccccttggctcattagggtgctgtctcctcctttgatcatgttgttctagacaaacagatctatccatcatgctgtcctgtctttaagatgcacctgcctgttccttgttatgtctgtggagtgtcctgatgtcatcttggcacaagttcctttTCTCGCCAATTCTGTGAGgtgaggcctgcctctggctctcaGCCCAgctttgcttagcaatgcctggaagtacttttgGTTCAGGCTTCATGCCTtagactgggcctctgacacaagaggttatgtttcagggcctcatcttactacataCAGTACAACAGAATACTCTTAATTGGAATATCCTAGTGGGTGGTGGCCTTTCTGATTTACCAGAAGAAAAGTAATGCTGTGCATGAATCTATAAAGCCCATAAGACTGGAGAGTATTTACAGTGCTTGGATATTTCTAAGGCATCTCACTTCTGTATTTGTATTAGATTTCTTTAAATAGGCCTACTTCCACTGGGAGAGGGCCTAAGCCTGTCCCTCTGTTGTATCTACTGCTGACACTGTGCAGTAAATAGAATAATAATCAAGTATATGTAGCTGCCGTTGATGGAACAAACAAAAGCCCAGAAGAGGGAGGGTAGAAAGTTTGAATTCCTTTTCTAGATCACACAAATATAGAAGGGACTGAAAGCTATTGAGGCAACAAACTATCAGAGCCAGTATAAGATTCATGAAAGCGTACCAACTGAACTGTGCTATTAATCAAAGATTACTTGTTCTTATTAAGCAGCCGTCATGATCTTCCTTGGGAGACTACATGATTAAGCATACCCTAGGTGACATAGAGCTTACTGTACTATTCATGTATTTTTTTATATGCTTGACAGAGTTGATGATTTTCCTTTATTTCACTTACTGAAAGCTTTCTGCAACTTACAAAACTGATCTTGGGTCTATAACTAGTACATATTTTGGCATTTAACTATAGCATCTTAATATTGTTGGACAAACATTTGGACGTGGCAGATGTGTGCAAGCACTTTGTCCTTCAAAGGGAATTTTTTACAAGAACCTCAAAGTTGTGCTATATAGTGAGATAGAAGACCAAGTGTCTTCATCCCTGAAATGGTGTAGTTAATTGTCAACTGCACTCAAGAATATTTGTTCATTAATAAAATGACATCCTAAGTGATGTGACTTTCCCATAATTGTACAGATTGGAACTGTCGAAGTGAAAGCTTAATACTTCTCTTAAATGCTTTTCTTCCAGGACACTCAATTCCTGGTTAATAATTAATCTCACTTCCTTGTCTCTCGGGGAATCTTGTCTCCATTTTAAAGAAAGATGGGTGAACTAAAGCATGGGCTGAAACAAGTCAGTGGTAAATTAGAGAATAGAatgcagaatttgatttccagTCTCATATTCTGACCAGGAAGCTTTCCGTTCTTTTCCACACTTCCTCACTTTTAAAAGGTGCATTTTCCATAATTGTACACACACATTTAAACAAGAGTTGTGGAACTCCTAAAGCTATGGAGTGGGTGGACAGAATGGGATTCATTCAGTGCTGCTATTGGCAGGAACAAAAGTTATCTTCCCCAAGAGTTTCCATTCTCTAAACTTTCTCCTACAGGTTGCAGATGAAGTGGTATCAGAATCGACTCAGGGTGATGGTGGAAAAGGAATGGAGTTAGATGACCTAATTGGCTCATTGGCTTCTAACCCTTTCTTAACAAGGAAACAGATCCCACGAACTCCAGAAAATCTGAGTAAgttctgttttcataatgtagaatagttaaacagaaattcacTGAAGTTTAATAGAGATGGTGCCATGTTAAAGGACAGCCCCAAACACTGCTCAATCACAATGGCTTTAACTCCTAACAGTTGTCATCAGGATGACATACTTATTATCTGTAACACAACATAATACCTGTAGCAAAATGAACATAGTATGACTAAGGTAatatagagcagtgtttctcagtgACCGGTGCACGGACTGACGCCAGTCCcagagatctccctgacacagtttaggaaggcaatAAGTGGTCTCTGGTATCTAAAAGGTAGAACTCCTATGCCATCACCTCTGTGCTGTCGGCATTCAGGGCACGGGTGGGGAAACATCAATAGTTTCAAAGGTAGCATGTTTACACTTGTATAAAAGTAGAAAAATAGGTGGCTAAATGATATGGAATTGCACTTAAGTATGTTCTTAATTTTGTTTCAATCTTAGTTACTGAAATTAGAAGCTCATGGAGAAAAGCTATTCAAGCTGAAGATCCTTCAGATACAGAGTTGGCTCAGACTGACATGGTGACAAAAGAAGCTCCATTGGATCTAGAGTCTGCAATTTGTAGCCGAATAGATTCTAGTATGGCCTGCTTTATGTCTTCATCTCACATGTCTGACCTTAATGTTTCTAATTTACTAGAAGGGAAATCTTCAGTAAGCTGGATGACACCTGCACCTAAAAAGCAGGTGGTGGTTAGTCACATCAGTGAATCGTCAACACAGATACCAGCTACAAGAATGCCAGATAACGAAAGATCCTGGGAGCTTGGATCAAAACATACTGTTTCAAGTAAAAGTCTCTCAGAAAATCTAGAAGAATCTGTCTTTCCAACTATAAATAAGAGCATGAATCCTCTGGATAatagtgcagagagagagattaaaacaGATGCCCTATCACCTTATTTTTGTCAGAATTCTTCAATGCATACAACTCTGTCATGGGATGCTTCTCAAATGGTAAGTGGTACTAGTTCTGACAGTAATGAAGTTATCCAGTTTGGAATACTACATGAGACTCTTCCAGAGGAACTTGGCAACATAAGTCTTAATAGCTCTAAAAGTTTAGAGACTGATGATGAAGTTGAAGGTAACTCAAGGGATAGCAAGTCCTTAGAAAACATAGTGAAAAATGAATGGGTCGCTCAAGAATGCAAACAGGATTTACAATCTATTCGCAACAGGTATGAAGCACTAAAAAAGACAGTTTTTGGAAATGAGGAAGATTCATTTCAGTCACCTAGAAAACAATTTCTGAGGCATAGATCAGAGATAAACCTTATTCCAGGATGCAAAGAAACAAAAGAAGTATTTAGTCCTCTAGGAAAACTCTATGCATTGGATGCAGAGTATATCAAGACACCTTCACACATGTCCGTTTTTGAAAGAAGGCACACTCTTTCTCCACTGATTGCATTTTCTCCAGTTCAAGAGAGACTAAGGTCAATGACGCAAAAGAAACCTGGAGGCTTCCTGCATAACTTGAAGGGTAAGCTTGTGTTTATGCTTTTGACAGGATTGTGCCATGTGTACATGTGGAACTCCTCACTTTTGGGTTTCCTGGACATAATCTGAGCACTTGGCTTCTGCTTTAGGAGTTAGGGGGAAGAAGGGAATCACCAAGGTAGTGGATTGTTGCCACAATTACAGCTACTGTCATTTTCCCTGGAAGGAGCAATGTAGATGCATATATATATGATCGTGTAAGGAGCAAGAAAGATGCAGATCTCGTCTTTGGGTTATGTGCACTTTCTGATGTCTTAGTCTTttcagcagtggagctgcagagggagccttttaaacttttaaaaaagtgtatATTCAGGACAGTCATCCTCTAATATACTAGTTTCTAAAGATTTCACATATGCAGAGTTTTCCTTTCTTGAAAAATGACACTTCTACCCAGAGGTGGGTGATTAAATTGATATAGTCTATATCTTGCAAGTTACATTTTCCAAATATGGAACTATGGGAATCTTTGCCAGACAATAGACACCAAAATGTGAGAGAGACCTAGGTAATACTTACGCTAATAAAACACAATAGCTTTCCACACCAGAAACAAAAATACAGTGGCACTAGGCAGTTACTGGTACACCTGTAAGCATCAGTCAGTATACTTGAGTAATTAGTACAACAGGAATTAGCTTTGTAAGTGCACTTGCATTTAATGTGGACCCTATTCAACTGTCAGTCCACAGTAAGTATCCAGGACACTTTCACTTAAATGTCAAATGTAAAAGTTGATAAATTGAATTTAATAGGTTAATCTTAAAGGGACAATGACAGACTAGAAGATTGCAGTGCACTTTATGGGGCTGCATCCTGCAACTATCAAGAAACTGAAGATAGTTGAATGTAACTGCTTGGTTAAGTGGTCCTCCATAAATTGTACTTGCTGTCAGTTAACTTATAAACAGCTTAGATGACACCTGAAAGCTAAGTGTCCTAAATGGTTTGGGACCAGATTGCTTATTACAAATACATGCAATGCCATGGAAGGAAATTAAGCAGACGCTTAAACTAGTTCTCCCTTGGCCCTGCTTGCTAGGAGCTCAGAGTAATCTACATTCAGTAACATTCTCATTTATTGGAAGTAACTTAAACATCGTCGCTCCTGTAGTTCACATTTGATAAGTCTTTTCTCCATCGGCAGCAGCGGGTAGTTAATATATATTGCTACATAACTGATGCTTTTACATATACTAAGCAGCAATAACACTTTAAATTGGTTGCTTACAGGTTGTGCTTACAGGTTGTACTTCCAGTGTTGGTGTACCCCAGAATCCTCTCTAGTTATTAGTTGCAGCTTCTTTGGTTGTGCAGATATGGGAATTTTTCCTTTCCCTGATTTGGAATAATTACATCTGTAGGAAGTGTCCCAAAACGCTACAGTCTTTTTTCCTAAGGTTATCTGGTATGTCACTTTTTAATACTATACATTTATATAACAATACATTCTTTTTCTAGAAGAAGAGAATTTGAAGGAGAAGCTGGATGCAAAAGAATCATCATCTGATATAAAGACACGTAAAGATGAAGCAGTTTCACACTTAATAGAATTATGATGCACTTGGCTGTGTAATGCTCATGTACTAAACAATTAGACttataatttaaaatgttatttgtaATTTACATTTTTCAAACTCCATTCTTCCATTTCAGACAGAAATTCTGCCAATGCATACATTTAAATGCTTATTTTAACTAACCGGGGAAGAAATTTCCTTAGTGTACAATGTCCATTAAGGCTGAATTCTTTCTTTGGTCATTGATCAGAGGGACTTGGAGATTTTTCACCATTGATGTGAGAAGACTAATAGTCAGATGTGTGGAATCAAACATTTTGTTGGATTGTGTGGTTAAGTCATGTGCACTGAAACTTCTGAGACTGACACAACTTCCTAAAACAGTTCACATTTTAAtttgaagtatttaaaaaaaaaaaaaagttaaggacCCTGTTGAAAAATGACATTTAATCACATGCATTATAAGATATCAAGGATATCATCCTTTAATTTTTGAAGTCTAGCAAAATTGGAACTTTAATTACCACATAAATTGTGAAGGGACTTTGTAGGAGAAAAAGGATGGATTCTTGTAAAGGCCTCCTCTCCCCAGTTCCCTGTTTGGGGAATGACGTTTGCCTCCCAATCTGACCTGTCAGATTTATTTTATGGAGGCCCTTTTTCTGCCACCAGCTCTGGTGCCCTAACTCCACAGCAGCATGGTTCCACTGGTAGTACCCTTGGTTATAGCATTGTCAGGAGAAATGATGGGGCTATTCAGAAAAGTCCTGGAGACCTTTCCAGGTTGGATACCTGGGACTGAAGAGGGATATATTTGTATCCATCCTGCCCTGCCCattgtaagcaactgaaaacttCTGTGTATTCAGATCAAGGTGTGGGTATGATTTAGCCTAATTTATTGACTTGCAAGGGAAGAGAATTAATTTGGTAAGATGGAGCACTGATGTCTATGGCCTCACTACTCACCTTCCATAAACACACCTCTTGACTTAAAACTCTGGGGACCAGTGCCTGTTCAAGTAGGACTAAAGGTAAAGTGAGGAAAGATTTAGggagaggggaggcaagtggaAGAAAGGCACATGAAGAGTAGGACAAAAGAGTGCTCCCAAACACTGTAACTAAACCCACTAACAATCCCAATTAGAAATCCACTTGTGGGTTAAAGTAATTTAGGATTTTTGTTTAACTTTAGATTTCATGTTTGACTTTGTCTTGTGTTTatttaaactttgtttttaaatagtttattaaaatgaaaaacagtTTTCAATCTTGTTacagaaatatttaattttataaaCTTCATCCTGCAAACCTAGTCTAAGATTTGTCTACTTGTGTTCTAGGCGGTGAAACAGGACTTGATATCTAAAGTGACTCTGCATTACTATGAAATAAAGAGAATTAGCATATTTTGTCTAGAAATCATAAACTGAGCTCCAGTCCAGCACTGGGTTGAGGACTTTGTAGAGTTGTTTTTATCATTGTTAAACACCACCCACTGATCAGAATATACAAAATGATGTGTTTCAGTGAATTTCCattttaaatggtaaaataattGACACCCAGGATTTGCTGGGTAAGGTATTCTTGTAGAAGACAAGCAGGTGGTGTTGGAGCAAGTACAGTAAGAACTAGATAATCTTTTTGTCTTCAGGAGAAACAATTGGATATAAGGTTTTAATTATAAACATGTTAGAAGGGTTGGATTGTTTAATCATGGaaacaagtcttttttttttcccatcaaCCTGTGGCTGCCTCCCTTCATATAATTCTCCACTGCTATAAAAATGCTTACACAAGTATTCCTTCgcccttgtttgtttttttcaaaatctgCATTCCATGGGCTAGGAAAGATGGAATTTCTCTTCATCAAACAATGCAAGAGTGAAAAAATTAAGCCCGTTATACAAGTCTTTGACCCCTTGGGCCCTCTATGTGAATTTTGCATTGTGCCTTTGTGATGGCAGGTGAGTTAGCAAATGGCCAACACCTTCTGAACTGCTAAGTAAAATGTCATCTTAGAAAAGTATATTTCCATTTATTTTGCCAGCAACGTTCTCCTACCAGATTAATTCACTAGTCCCACTTTACACAGTGAATTCTGATGACAGCTAAGTCTGAATTTGGAAGGCAGAGCAAGAATACTTTCACCAGGTGAAGTTGttactctgaaaaaaaaaaatgtacagtgtGGGCTTGTTTATCCTCAATGATTTTCGATATCAGTATATATTGATCCAAACAGTCAGTCACTCATTCTGTAATCCACATTTACCTGCCACTGTAGATGCATGATTCTCACTCACTCTTCAGTATTAAACATGTAACTATCATATTCAGTGTGCTGGTGCTTTATGATATACTGGTGGGGTACAAGGTGAGGATATGGAAGAAAAAGATTAATGGTGCCATACTAAAGTTGCTTTAATCTAAGAATCTTAAATATGATATGAAGTACCTTTTTAAAACTGCATAAACCACTCATCCTATAAGCTATGTGGTCTAGACTGTTTGCTATATATTGGCAACATCATCATTAATGGAAGCAGAGTAACTGTGTTATTCAATAGTCAAAGCTATGTTTCCTTTACATTAAACTAGTGTGACAAATCAAGATTAAAAAAGAACATAGCCTACATGGAGGCCAGAATCTGTACCCTGCAACAGTTGAGCAGCTTGTGCTGCTGTCAGGGCCATTCAGAGTGCCATCAGCAGCAGGTAGATTGCAGAATAAGAATTTGAGCAGAGAAGGGAGAATTCAAATATACCTGCTTAATGTATTGACAAAAACAAATTTCCTGTTACCAGCACTGGTACTACACTGATAGTTGATCCAGTGCATTGACTGTTTGTTACATATTTAATACGTTTAAATATAGGAAAGGTTTATTGTTAAACATTATGTGCAAATGCATTTTGCATGTTTACTACAGTGTATGTATGCTGCAGGCTACTGCCCCAGTCACAATATGGCCGTAATATTAAGGTTGCAGTGACTTATTTGTAAGACAAAGCCATGGAATGTCCTTGCTGGTGGGGGAATCTTTCCACTCTCTCCACAATGAAATCATCAGCGGTAGATGTCAGTTCATATTTGATTGATGCCTTTTTATTTAATCCCATACTTTAGGTTATAAATGCATAACTATTTTAACCACTTCTCATAAAATCAAATATTGTGTACCAATGATTTTACTTTTATGTACCTTAGCATTCTTCCACATCAAAGGAGCTCTTGCATACTTCAGTTGCACATACTACTGCCATGTATCCATCTCTTTGGGAAGAAACATATCTACTGTCTAAGAACCTAACACTTTTACCAACAATTCAGGACAGAAGAATATTGTATCCCAGTGTTTTTCTAACTCTTCTGTAGTTAGATGACTTCTTAAAACAAGATGTGCACtatctaaccccccccccacacacactctatTTCCTCTCTCGGAAATATAGCCTGGTGAAATGCCAGAGGAAGTGCAGGCAGAATGTACTCGGGTTGCAATTGGGCCAGATCAGCTAGGGTTAATTGTGCTACCCCCTATGCAAAATGCTATTGTTGGAAAGGTCACAGCTGCTTAAAGCCTTGAGTTCATCTTATCCAAAAGACAGCTCTTCTAGTACCACAGGGCTCCCTAATATGGGATTGAGGCAGTTATTCAAGAATGACACAGAAAAGAACAGGCCCTGGATCACTTTCTGTAGCTCCAGTCCCTTTAGTCTACAGGCTGGGCTGTGTTCAAAAGCATTTCTGAAGCAGTTTCAGGTAATGCAGTTTTGCCAGCCTGTGTACAACTTCTTTCCTTTAAATTAAACTGCTCATGCCAAAGGCTGTGCGTACCCTAGACTTTTCACTTCAACTTCCCCACTCTGGAGGAGGAAATTTCATTCTTTCTTATCCAGCAGTCCTGCTCCACCAACTGTGGCAGCGCAGGTGGGCTAGTGACTAGATGCCAGCATTAATGCTACCTAGAAGAACTGGTCCTTAAAACATTTGTGGCCAGTCtatacaagtgtgtgtgtctctcccccatccacccctcccccagtaaCATTTTaaagtagtgtagacaaggcccaagtgTTCGATCCAGGTGCCAATCCAGCCTCATTGTGTCCATCCCAGGTGTCGGGGAGTCATTCATTACCTACACTGTAGGGACTATGCTGACAGCAGAGCTGAGCACTAAGGCTTGCCCTGGTGACCTCACAAAGGCTCCCTGGGTGACCAGGTGGTTGTAATCCCTGGGACCCCCACAATGCTGTTTGGGGCTAGATGAGAAGCAAGAGATTgaggagagagaggctggagagCAGAGGCGGCCAGGAAGCTTGGGCGTGCGGCCGCAGGGAAGTGGACTAGCTGTGCTATGCAGTTGACTTAGTATCGTTCTCACCTGCTGCAGCGAATCCGGCTTCTGGACGGGGCTAGCCCTGCCCCTGGAGCTTATAGGCAGTTTCTCCAAAACAAGCCGTTGGAGGGGCTGCTATTAAAGTGGCTCTCGGTCCCAGAGCTGCcgctggggggagagacagtggcTCTAGCTCCAGTCCGTCGCAAGGATGTCTCCTCCCGTGACTCCGCCCAAGACCCTGTCCACCAAGAAGTGCATCTGCCAGCTGTGCTCCTGCGGGTATGTAAGAGAGCTGGCC includes:
- the HAUS6 gene encoding HAUS augmin-like complex subunit 6 isoform X3 — translated: MFDKPNKDAFHVVARFLFTKLDPSRSIEIFRFCCPPADKKGDAEFRKQCCEWLKKISDECGNSFPPVVASLFLSPGGPKFIHLMYHFARYVIVQHMKKDSEDTNIHFPEAVNSRPHDSYKAAARYRVACIRFLQSIQREDFVIREYQRKAQLLTRQIRDPRSECAELHKLLQKMEQNSQKQSNKEERVQKVRSRWASVMETLTFLEKEKEVVDSVVDGHVDQYALDGTNVTINVPRLLLDKIENQMYKLHIGNVYEAGKLNLLTVIQLLNEALKILRYERQQVDHEALKLDLQYIEGKTKFQNKILLGLKSMRHKLKREDHVSIVESIAEKQRDWDMKWENFLGQSPFSLIKDKNPVLDLLPAMSPLSFDPATEEAYKSSVFCKYPASIPDTPKKDCQANDDKEDAALESIMDTTSTGRMLSHLQSATQSFLTAEPSSVVLEKDVHTTTPKRKERSVSQKILKYAVHKPRPIEAWKNGDTHVLQSPIAVRREDPIKKAQEQLAEEVADEVVSESTQGDGGKGMELDDLIGSLASNPFLTRKQIPRTPENLITEIRSSWRKAIQAEDPSDTELAQTDMVTKEAPLDLESAICSRIDSSMACFMSSSHMSDLNVSNLLEGKSSVSWMTPAPKKQVVVSHISESSTQIPATRMPDNERSWELGSKHTVSSKSLSENLEESVFPTINKSMNPLDNSAEREIKTDALSPYFCQNSSMHTTLSWDASQMVSGTSSDSNEVIQFGILHETLPEELGNISLNSSKSLETDDEVEGNSRDSKSLENIVKNEWVAQECKQDLQSIRNRYEALKKTVFGNEEDSFQSPRKQFLRHRSEINLIPGCKETKEVFSPLGKLYALDAEYIKTPSHMSVFERRHTLSPLIAFSPVQERLRSMTQKKPGGFLHNLKEEENLKEKLDAKESSSDIKTRKDEAVSHLIEL
- the HAUS6 gene encoding HAUS augmin-like complex subunit 6 isoform X1, whose translation is MSVWEKEHLWLYLLALGFEPGAGAAAAAGKLSTHLSLGVNMFDKPNKDAFHVVARFLFTKLDPSRSIEIFRFCCPPADKKGDAEFRKQCCEWLKKISDECGNSFPPVVASLFLSPGGPKFIHLMYHFARYVIVQHMKKDSEDTNIHFPEAVNSRPHDSYKAAARYRVACIRFLQSIQREDFVIREYQRKAQLLTRQIRDPRSECAELHKLLQKMEQNSQKQSNKEERVQKVRSRWASVMETLTFLEKEKEVVDSVVDGHVDQYALDGTNVTINVPRLLLDKIENQMYKLHIGNVYEAGKLNLLTVIQLLNEALKILRYERQQVDHEALKLDLQYIEGKTKFQNKILLGLKSMRHKLKREDHVSIVESIAEKQRDWDMKWENFLGQSPFSLIKDKNPVLDLLPAMSPLSFDPATEEAYKSSVFCKYPASIPDTPKKDCQANDDKEDAALESIMDTTSTGRMLSHLQSATQSFLTAEPSSVVLEKDVHTTTPKRKERSVSQKILKYAVHKPRPIEAWKNGDTHVLQSPIAVRREDPIKKAQEQLAEEVADEVVSESTQGDGGKGMELDDLIGSLASNPFLTRKQIPRTPENLITEIRSSWRKAIQAEDPSDTELAQTDMVTKEAPLDLESAICSRIDSSMACFMSSSHMSDLNVSNLLEGKSSVSWMTPAPKKQVVVSHISESSTQIPATRMPDNERSWELGSKHTVSSKSLSENLEESVFPTINKSMNPLDNSAEREIKTDALSPYFCQNSSMHTTLSWDASQMVSGTSSDSNEVIQFGILHETLPEELGNISLNSSKSLETDDEVEGNSRDSKSLENIVKNEWVAQECKQDLQSIRNRYEALKKTVFGNEEDSFQSPRKQFLRHRSEINLIPGCKETKEVFSPLGKLYALDAEYIKTPSHMSVFERRHTLSPLIAFSPVQERLRSMTQKKPGGFLHNLKEEENLKEKLDAKESSSDIKTRKDEAVSHLIEL
- the HAUS6 gene encoding HAUS augmin-like complex subunit 6 isoform X2 is translated as MSVWEKEHLWLYLLALGFEPGAGAAAAAGKLSTHLSLGVNMFDKPNKDAFHVVARFLFTKLDPSRSIEIFRFCCPPADKKGDAEFRKQCCEWLKKISDECGNSFPPVVASLFLSPGGPKFIHLMYHFARYVIVQHMKKDSEDTNIHFPEAVNSRPHDSYKAAARYRVACIRFLQSIQREDFVIREYQRKAQLLTRQIRDPRSECAELHKLLQKMEQNSQKQSNKEERVQKVRSRWASVMETLTFLEKEKEVVDSVVDGHVDQYALDGTNVTINVPRLLLDKIENQMYKLHIGNVYEAGKLNLLTVIQLLNEALKILRYERQQVDHEALKLDLQYIEGKTKFQNKILLGLKSMRHKLKREDHVSIVESIAEKQRDWDMKWENFLGQSPFSLIKDKNPVLDLLPAMSPLSFDPATEEAYKSSVFCKYPASIPDTPKKDCQANDDKEDAALESIMDTTSTGRMLSHLQSATQSFLTAEPSSVVLEKDVHTTTPKRKERSVSQKILKYAVHKPRPIEAWKNGDTHVLQSPIAVRREDPIKKAQEQLAEEVADEVVSESTQGDGGKGMELDDLIGSLASNPFLTRKQIPRTPENLITEIRSSWRKAIQAEDPSDTELAQTDMVTKEAPLDLESAICSRIDSSMACFMSSSHMSDLNVSNLLEGKSSVSWMTPAPKKQVVVSHISESSTQIPATRMPDNERSWELGSKHTVSSKSLSENLEESVFPTINKSMNPLDNSAEREIKTDALSPYFCQNSSMHTTLSWDASQMVSGTSSDSNEVIQFGILHETLPEELGNISLNSSKSLETDDEVEGNSRDSKSLENIVKNEWVAQECKQDLQSIRNRYEALKKTVFGNEEDSFQSPRKQFLRHRSEINLIPGCKETKEVFSPLGKLYALDAEYIKTPSHMSVFERRHTLSPLIAFSPVQERLRSMTQKKPGGFLHNLKEENLKEKLDAKESSSDIKTRKDEAVSHLIEL